One part of the Aurantibacillus circumpalustris genome encodes these proteins:
- a CDS encoding site-specific tyrosine recombinase, whose amino-acid sequence MSKNSIEAYADDLEKLENYSEGFLNHQTPDKFNYRQLQDFVEWIASLGFSAATQARVVSGLKTFYKFLLLENDLKQSPAELLETPKLTRKLPSFLSVEEIDSMIACIDRSSAEGDRNASILETLYSCGLRVSELVGLKITDLHLDNGYIKIVGKGNKERLVPIGNVAKKLVLNYLNNVRVHLSIKKESEDILYLNRRGGKLSRVMVFYIIKDLADKAGIKKALSPHTFRHSFATHLVEGGADLRAVQEMLGHESITTTEIYTHLDKQFLRDNILSYHPRNKK is encoded by the coding sequence TTGTCGAAAAACTCAATTGAAGCCTATGCTGATGACTTAGAAAAATTAGAAAATTATTCCGAAGGATTTTTAAATCATCAAACGCCTGACAAATTCAACTACCGCCAATTACAGGATTTTGTTGAGTGGATTGCCAGCCTTGGTTTTTCGGCCGCTACTCAAGCGCGAGTAGTTTCAGGATTAAAAACATTTTATAAATTTTTATTGCTTGAAAACGATTTAAAACAAAGTCCTGCCGAACTATTAGAAACGCCTAAACTTACAAGAAAGCTCCCTTCGTTTTTAAGTGTGGAAGAGATTGATAGTATGATCGCTTGCATTGACAGAAGTAGCGCAGAGGGAGACCGAAATGCAAGCATTCTTGAAACACTTTATAGTTGTGGTTTACGTGTGAGCGAACTTGTTGGTTTAAAAATTACAGATCTTCATTTAGACAATGGGTATATTAAAATTGTGGGAAAAGGAAACAAAGAACGTTTGGTGCCTATCGGTAATGTTGCAAAAAAACTTGTGTTGAATTATTTAAATAATGTTAGGGTTCACTTGTCTATTAAAAAGGAATCGGAAGATATTTTATACTTAAATAGAAGAGGGGGGAAGTTATCGCGTGTAATGGTATTTTATATCATTAAAGATTTGGCGGATAAAGCGGGGATAAAAAAAGCATTGAGCCCTCATACTTTTCGTCATTCATTTGCAACACATTTAGTTGAGGGAGGAGCTGATCTCAGGGCTGTTCAAGAGATGCTCGGACATGAAAGTATTACTACAACAGAAATATACACACATCTTGATAAACAATTTCTTCGCGACAATATCTTGAGTTATCATCCACGCAATAAAAAATAG
- the aroQ gene encoding type II 3-dehydroquinate dehydratase, whose translation MKIMIINGPNLNLLGKREPEIYGATDFETYLKTLKEKFKDSEIHYFQSNVEGELINKLHEVGFSFDGIIINAGGYTHTSVALADAISSIKTPVIEVHISNVFAREDFRHVSYLGANCKGSISGFGLKSYELALLSLL comes from the coding sequence ATGAAGATAATGATAATAAACGGGCCTAACTTAAATCTTTTGGGGAAACGAGAACCGGAAATATACGGCGCGACTGATTTTGAGACTTATCTTAAAACACTAAAAGAAAAATTCAAAGATAGCGAGATTCATTATTTTCAAAGTAATGTTGAGGGCGAACTCATTAACAAACTGCATGAAGTTGGTTTTTCTTTTGATGGTATCATTATTAACGCGGGAGGCTACACGCATACCTCTGTTGCACTAGCAGATGCTATCTCTTCCATTAAAACACCAGTTATTGAAGTTCATATTAGCAATGTTTTTGCCCGAGAAGATTTTAGACATGTTTCTTATCTTGGTGCAAATTGCAAAGGAAGTATCAGTGGCTTTGGATTAAAAAGTTATGAACTCGCTTTGCTTAGTCTTCTGTAA
- a CDS encoding L-threonylcarbamoyladenylate synthase, which produces MLLRINENNIAYESISQIVACLKDGGIIIYPTDTVYALGCDITHTRAIERICKIKNIKPEKSNFSFVCSDLSHLSEYAKAIPNHIFRIMKKALPGPYTFILEANNNVPKLLKQNKKTVGIRVPNNAICKEIVERLGNPLISSSLVDTNDDIVEYFADPEIILQQFGEIADIVIDGGFGNLYPSTIIDCSGNEIEVIREGLGSLEVLS; this is translated from the coding sequence ATGTTATTGAGAATTAACGAAAATAATATTGCTTACGAATCAATTTCTCAAATTGTTGCATGCTTAAAAGATGGAGGAATAATTATCTATCCAACAGACACCGTTTATGCTTTAGGTTGTGATATTACACATACAAGGGCAATCGAACGTATTTGTAAAATAAAAAATATAAAGCCTGAGAAATCTAATTTTTCATTTGTTTGTTCAGACCTGAGTCATCTTTCTGAATATGCAAAAGCTATTCCAAATCATATTTTTAGAATTATGAAGAAGGCTTTGCCTGGGCCTTACACTTTTATTTTAGAAGCAAACAATAACGTTCCAAAATTATTAAAGCAGAATAAAAAAACGGTGGGTATTCGTGTTCCGAATAATGCCATCTGTAAAGAAATTGTTGAAAGGCTTGGAAACCCTCTTATTTCTTCAAGTTTGGTTGACACAAACGATGACATTGTAGAATATTTTGCAGACCCGGAAATAATTTTGCAGCAGTTTGGTGAAATTGCAGATATTGTAATTGATGGCGGATTTGGAAACCTTTATCCTTCAACAATTATTGATTGCAGCGGTAATGAGATAGAAGTAATAAGAGAGGGCTTGGGGAGTTTGGAGGTTTTGTCTTAA